One genomic segment of Corynebacterium durum includes these proteins:
- the rpmH gene encoding 50S ribosomal protein L34, producing MAKGKRTFQPNNRRRARVHGFRTRMRTRAGRAIVAARRRKGRASLTA from the coding sequence GTGGCAAAGGGCAAACGGACGTTCCAGCCGAACAACCGTCGTCGTGCGCGTGTTCACGGCTTCCGTACTCGTATGCGTACCCGCGCCGGTCGCGCTATCGTTGCGGCTCGTCGTCGTAAGGGCCGTGCTTC